In a genomic window of Sporosarcina trichiuri:
- a CDS encoding RsfA family transcriptional regulator — translation MVKIRQDAWLEENDKLLADTVLRHVREGSTQLSAFEEVGDVLNRTAAACGFRWNAVVRQDYEKELAQAKKERKQALRVLGSDFKRRSVPLYQPQETGDDPRGAAVPLSALTMDTVIAYLLRVQHTGGANQDALRWEQTAKAAQKRAEELEKTIELLKKENRSIRDDYEQFVEIMNRARRLVALDEDSEQTAPSFQMEPNGNLVSKEPPMTH, via the coding sequence ATGGTGAAAATCAGACAGGATGCATGGCTTGAAGAAAACGATAAGTTGTTGGCGGACACGGTATTGCGGCATGTACGTGAAGGGAGCACCCAGCTGAGCGCCTTCGAAGAAGTCGGGGATGTCCTGAACCGGACGGCTGCCGCGTGCGGCTTCCGCTGGAATGCGGTCGTACGCCAGGATTACGAAAAGGAGCTCGCACAGGCGAAGAAAGAACGGAAGCAGGCACTCCGCGTGCTCGGCAGCGATTTCAAACGCCGCTCCGTTCCGCTCTACCAGCCACAGGAAACGGGTGACGATCCCCGCGGGGCAGCCGTTCCGCTGTCAGCATTGACGATGGATACCGTGATTGCCTATCTGCTCCGGGTGCAGCACACAGGCGGGGCAAACCAGGATGCGCTGCGCTGGGAACAGACCGCCAAGGCGGCGCAGAAACGCGCGGAAGAGCTTGAAAAGACGATCGAGCTGCTGAAGAAGGAGAACCGGTCGATCCGGGATGATTATGAGCAGTTCGTCGAAATCATGAACCGCGCACGGCGCCTGGTCGCGCTCGACGAAGACAGCGAGCAAACTGCCCCGTCCTTCCAGATGGAACCGAACGGCAATCTCGTATCAAAAGAACCGCCTATGACTCACTAA
- a CDS encoding lipoate--protein ligase family protein yields MKLTDSYLHVPIWRFMDESLSARTRSALESFAADDTLCHLVGQQQSPPAVRTWVHDNTIVLGIQDHRLPHLEDALPAIHAAGYRTIVRNSGGLAVVLDQGVLNISIVLSEQTGSIDIPAGYEVMLEFVRMLFPEAGTAIEAYEITGSYCPGSYDLSIGGRKFAGISQRRLRQGVAVQVYLCVEGSGSGRAALVRDLYDKGLAGEETKFAYPRIRPETMASLSELLGMPLTVADVNIRVQQLLQALAGSLQTGGFREEEMDLYAFYLQRVVDRNAKMIARG; encoded by the coding sequence ATGAAACTGACAGACTCTTATCTGCACGTGCCGATATGGCGTTTTATGGATGAATCCCTATCCGCGCGCACCCGATCCGCCCTCGAATCGTTCGCAGCAGACGACACCCTCTGCCATCTCGTCGGCCAGCAGCAGAGCCCGCCGGCAGTCCGCACCTGGGTGCACGACAATACGATCGTGCTCGGCATCCAGGACCACCGGCTGCCCCACCTTGAAGACGCGCTTCCCGCCATCCACGCTGCAGGCTACCGCACGATCGTCCGGAATTCAGGGGGACTGGCCGTCGTCCTCGACCAGGGTGTCCTCAATATTTCCATCGTGCTGTCCGAACAGACGGGGTCGATCGATATCCCCGCCGGTTATGAGGTCATGCTCGAATTCGTCCGGATGTTGTTCCCGGAAGCTGGGACGGCGATCGAAGCCTATGAAATCACCGGTTCCTACTGCCCGGGCAGCTATGACTTGAGCATCGGCGGCCGGAAGTTTGCGGGCATTTCACAGCGCCGCCTCCGGCAGGGCGTCGCCGTCCAAGTCTATCTCTGTGTCGAGGGCAGCGGCAGCGGACGGGCTGCGCTCGTCCGTGACTTGTACGACAAGGGTCTCGCAGGGGAGGAGACGAAGTTCGCCTATCCGCGTATCCGTCCGGAGACGATGGCGTCGCTGTCGGAGCTGCTCGGCATGCCGCTCACCGTCGCGGACGTCAATATCCGTGTCCAGCAGCTCCTTCAAGCGCTTGCCGGCAGTCTGCAGACCGGGGGCTTCCGTGAAGAGGAGATGGATCTTTATGCGTTCTATCTGCAGCGCGTCGTCGACCGGAACGCCAAAATGATCGCCCGCGGCTGA
- the hemQ gene encoding hydrogen peroxide-dependent heme synthase, which translates to MIEAAQTLDGWYVLHDFRSMDWTSWKLISKEERQHAVDEFVAFLDKLNKADENKTGAHAFYTIVGQKADFMLMTMRPTMDELQQLEAEFNKLSIADFTLPAYSYVSVVELSNYLAGGDSDEDPYQNPYVRGRLYPELPRSQYVCFYPMDKKREGDVNWYMLDMDVRKEMMRSHGLIGRSYAGKVKQIISGSVGFDDHEWGVTLFADDVLQFKKLIYEMRFDEVSARYSEFGEFFVGTILQDDKRADFFAV; encoded by the coding sequence ATGATTGAAGCAGCACAAACGCTTGACGGCTGGTATGTTTTGCACGATTTCCGTTCGATGGACTGGACTTCCTGGAAACTCATCTCGAAGGAAGAACGGCAGCATGCTGTCGACGAATTCGTGGCGTTTCTCGACAAGCTGAACAAGGCGGATGAAAACAAGACCGGTGCGCACGCGTTCTATACGATTGTCGGCCAGAAAGCCGACTTCATGCTGATGACGATGCGTCCGACAATGGATGAACTGCAGCAGCTCGAAGCGGAGTTCAACAAGCTGTCGATTGCAGACTTCACCCTTCCTGCGTATTCGTACGTCTCGGTTGTGGAACTGTCGAACTATCTGGCAGGCGGCGACTCGGATGAAGATCCGTATCAGAATCCGTATGTCCGCGGGCGCCTGTACCCGGAACTGCCGCGCAGCCAGTACGTCTGCTTCTACCCGATGGACAAGAAGCGCGAAGGTGACGTCAACTGGTACATGCTCGACATGGATGTCCGGAAAGAGATGATGCGCAGCCACGGTCTCATCGGCCGCAGCTATGCCGGCAAAGTGAAGCAGATCATCTCCGGCTCCGTCGGTTTCGACGATCACGAATGGGGCGTTACGCTGTTTGCGGATGACGTGCTCCAGTTCAAGAAACTGATCTACGAGATGCGCTTCGACGAAGTGAGCGCCCGCTACAGCGAGTTCGGTGAGTTCTTCGTCGGTACGATCCTGCAGGACGACAAGCGCGCTGACTTCTTTGCAGTGTGA